In Robbsia sp. KACC 23696, a single window of DNA contains:
- a CDS encoding tripartite tricarboxylate transporter permease yields MSGLYYDIAVALAMGLIGAIVFAGIGLISGTDETTTLAPLTLLVVLLGVPPVGVFTFFLAGAISKHMTHAIPTALLGIPGDTLAVPMLDDADMLRHLGVPHVALRKMISGALIAAFIAVPLAVLFASLLAPFGKNITAAAPWIFLVAAVAIAFFSGGRWAGVLALIPFVVVIVAIQSLTAVHHVKLGVSFFLGIAVGPLIADLFSVLSPIDRKTKERHAPRTFSLAPDVKTWGGYFPNPLRVLDAQQTRLTLGSAAVASATFVFSPVAVTIVIGEIIGARIHNAYHRLTTVLAAKNGITEATYIAETLIPLIAFGLPLSPVAAGPAGPLFNAPPRFFVDTASGHIQNLHTMMSAWQFLGYGLLAVVLAGVIAYPLSMNFAHRAASFVARKISHEAIIATFMGLVVVIGYWEGQLLGVLCVLTVGLLGGVLARKFGVNTGVQFMGYYAAVLSVPTLVKLLG; encoded by the coding sequence ATGAGCGGCCTTTATTACGACATCGCCGTCGCGCTGGCGATGGGATTGATCGGTGCCATCGTGTTTGCCGGCATCGGCTTGATCTCCGGCACCGACGAGACCACGACCCTGGCGCCCTTGACGCTGCTCGTCGTCCTGCTCGGCGTCCCGCCGGTAGGCGTCTTCACGTTCTTTCTCGCCGGCGCCATCTCGAAACACATGACGCATGCGATACCCACTGCCTTGCTCGGCATCCCGGGGGATACGCTGGCGGTGCCGATGCTGGACGACGCCGACATGCTGCGCCATCTCGGCGTGCCGCACGTCGCCTTGCGCAAGATGATTTCCGGCGCGCTGATCGCCGCCTTCATCGCCGTGCCGCTCGCGGTATTGTTCGCCTCGCTGCTGGCGCCGTTCGGCAAGAACATCACGGCGGCCGCGCCGTGGATCTTTCTAGTCGCGGCGGTGGCGATCGCCTTTTTCTCGGGCGGACGGTGGGCGGGCGTATTGGCCCTGATCCCCTTCGTCGTGGTCATCGTCGCGATACAGTCGTTGACGGCGGTGCATCACGTCAAGCTCGGCGTCTCCTTTTTCCTCGGCATCGCGGTCGGTCCGCTGATCGCCGATCTGTTTTCGGTACTGTCGCCGATAGACCGCAAGACCAAGGAACGCCACGCGCCGCGCACCTTCTCGCTAGCACCCGACGTCAAGACCTGGGGCGGCTACTTCCCCAATCCCTTGCGCGTCCTCGACGCACAGCAAACGCGGCTAACATTGGGCAGCGCGGCAGTGGCGAGCGCGACCTTCGTCTTCAGCCCGGTGGCGGTGACGATCGTCATCGGCGAGATCATCGGCGCACGTATTCACAATGCCTATCATCGCCTGACAACGGTGCTGGCCGCGAAAAACGGCATTACCGAAGCGACGTATATCGCCGAGACCTTGATACCGTTGATCGCGTTCGGCTTGCCGCTGAGTCCGGTGGCAGCCGGGCCGGCCGGGCCGCTGTTCAATGCGCCGCCGCGCTTTTTCGTCGATACCGCCAGCGGGCATATCCAGAACCTGCACACGATGATGAGTGCCTGGCAATTTTTAGGATATGGCTTGCTGGCCGTCGTGTTGGCGGGCGTCATCGCCTATCCGCTGTCGATGAACTTCGCGCATCGGGCCGCCTCCTTTGTCGCGCGCAAGATCAGCCATGAAGCGATCATCGCCACCTTCATGGGCCTGGTCGTCGTGATCGGCTATTGGGAAGGACAACTGCTGGGCGTGCTGTGCGTGTTGACGGTGGGTCTGCTCGGCGGCGTTCTCGCGCGGAAGTTCGGCGTCAACACCGGCGTGCAGTTCATGGGGTATTACGCCGCGGTACTCAGCGTACCCACGCTGGTGAAACTTTTGGGATGA
- a CDS encoding ATP-binding cassette domain-containing protein, producing MLTVETLSLSVGGRASRSPRTLLDAIDLEVRPGEMLMVMGENGSGKSTLLACLAGQKNGLTAASGAWRQLGAVCLDGVPVLQMAPMALARRRAWMRQSTSISFGFTADEVVELGRFGQGTHARNRTIALDALALSGASDLVGRDVMTLSGGELARVQFARALAQLWPDLPGAHALHDGADARVASGTEAVPPLVEGIAESRYLLLDEPTAAMDLRHQQHVLGAARRLTREWGMGVVAVVHDPNLALAYADRVVMLKAGHVLADVGIDALDAALLQRCFDVPVSFVDGPSGRRALIA from the coding sequence ATGCTGACCGTAGAAACATTGTCGCTGAGCGTGGGAGGACGTGCATCCCGCTCGCCGCGGACTTTGCTCGATGCCATCGATCTGGAAGTTCGGCCGGGCGAGATGCTGATGGTGATGGGGGAGAACGGCAGCGGTAAGTCGACGCTGCTGGCCTGCCTCGCCGGCCAGAAGAACGGGCTGACCGCCGCATCGGGCGCGTGGCGGCAACTGGGCGCCGTCTGTCTGGATGGCGTGCCGGTGCTGCAGATGGCGCCGATGGCGTTGGCGCGGCGGCGCGCCTGGATGCGCCAATCGACTTCGATCAGTTTCGGCTTTACCGCCGACGAGGTGGTCGAGCTGGGCCGTTTCGGCCAAGGTACGCACGCGCGCAATCGGACCATCGCCCTGGATGCGCTGGCCTTGTCCGGCGCATCGGATCTCGTCGGTCGCGACGTGATGACCTTATCGGGCGGGGAATTGGCACGCGTGCAGTTTGCCCGGGCCTTGGCGCAGCTGTGGCCCGATCTGCCCGGCGCGCACGCGTTGCACGACGGCGCGGATGCGCGCGTCGCTTCCGGCACCGAGGCTGTGCCGCCTTTGGTCGAGGGCATCGCGGAGTCGCGCTATCTGTTGCTCGATGAACCGACGGCCGCGATGGATCTCCGTCACCAGCAACATGTGCTGGGTGCGGCACGTCGCTTGACGCGCGAATGGGGCATGGGTGTCGTCGCCGTCGTCCATGATCCCAATCTGGCGCTGGCTTATGCGGATCGCGTCGTGATGTTGAAGGCCGGGCATGTGCTCGCCGATGTCGGCATCGACGCCTTGGACGCGGCCTTGCTGCAACGCTGCTTCGACGTTCCGGTGTCCTTCGTCGATGGGCCGTCGGGCCGTCGCGCGCTGATCGCGTGA
- a CDS encoding iron ABC transporter permease, with the protein MPSFPGAARLRRFRRGAVRRAADADAGAPSALDGRRPGWPLPLLAWLLLLVIVCALCIGAYPIPLRTLLAIALGQDHGDMMARAVAWDIRLPRVLAGVVAGATLGASGCTMQALFRNPLADPGLIGVSSGAALGASAAIVLLPTSGALAWQGAVLPAAAFGGAMGVVVLVYRLGAAGGALVVQWLLLAGIAVNAMAGAAIGLLGYVATDAQLRSLTFWSLGSLASGSWTMLGAMTVPAVLGCALLMRHRHALTVFQLGEAEAEAIGIDVRRVKRDALLATALCVGGVVCQTGVIGFIGLVAPHCLRLICGPDLRRVLPGAMLLGALLVVSADLLARTIAAPADVPIGILTALIGAPFFMGLLLRRKSRAGL; encoded by the coding sequence GTGCCTAGTTTCCCGGGGGCGGCCCGGCTACGGCGATTTCGGCGCGGCGCCGTGCGGCGGGCCGCCGATGCGGACGCCGGCGCGCCGTCGGCGCTGGACGGCCGCAGGCCCGGCTGGCCGTTACCGCTGTTGGCCTGGTTGCTGCTGCTCGTCATCGTTTGCGCGCTCTGCATCGGCGCCTATCCGATTCCGCTCCGGACGCTGCTCGCCATCGCGCTGGGACAGGATCACGGCGACATGATGGCGCGCGCGGTGGCCTGGGATATTCGTCTGCCCCGCGTGCTCGCCGGCGTCGTCGCCGGCGCGACGCTTGGTGCCTCGGGCTGCACGATGCAGGCGCTATTCCGCAACCCCCTTGCCGACCCGGGACTGATCGGCGTATCCAGTGGCGCGGCATTGGGCGCCTCGGCGGCCATCGTGCTGTTGCCGACCAGCGGTGCGCTGGCCTGGCAGGGGGCCGTGTTGCCGGCAGCCGCGTTTGGCGGCGCAATGGGCGTCGTCGTGCTGGTCTATCGTCTGGGTGCCGCCGGAGGCGCCTTGGTCGTGCAGTGGTTGCTGCTGGCGGGGATCGCTGTGAACGCAATGGCGGGTGCCGCGATCGGTTTGCTCGGCTATGTTGCCACCGATGCGCAATTGCGCTCTCTGACGTTCTGGAGCCTTGGTAGTCTCGCATCCGGAAGCTGGACGATGTTGGGTGCGATGACGGTGCCGGCCGTGCTCGGTTGCGCGCTGCTGATGCGACACCGTCATGCGTTGACGGTCTTTCAGCTCGGCGAGGCCGAGGCGGAAGCGATCGGCATCGACGTCCGTCGCGTCAAGCGCGACGCGCTGCTCGCGACCGCATTGTGTGTGGGTGGCGTGGTCTGCCAGACCGGTGTGATCGGCTTTATCGGTCTGGTCGCGCCGCATTGTCTGCGACTGATCTGCGGCCCCGATCTGCGGCGGGTGCTGCCGGGCGCGATGCTATTGGGGGCGTTGCTGGTGGTGTCTGCCGATTTGCTCGCCCGCACGATCGCGGCGCCTGCCGATGTGCCGATCGGCATTCTGACGGCGTTGATCGGCGCGCCGTTCTTCATGGGTTTATTGCTGCGCCGCAAGAGTAGGGCGGGTTTGTAG
- a CDS encoding ABC transporter substrate-binding protein — MTNRHFSGKGRRRFLAMAAGGAVMASRTGSAGLAALALSPWSGGSAQAAIASDRATARPSRVVVIGGAVCECVYALDASSVLVGGDITCRFPEAAMALPKIGYERSLSAEGILSLRPDLVLHSGEAGPPTVFSQLHGAGVTLVGMPDRHDAENVRAMIRLTAQALDVAPRGTALLARFDAQWHDAEVAVQQAVSARRSGPVRAVFVMANGGSAPMLAGGHTAAEAMLRLAGAENAISGFSGYRPATPEALLAAAPDVIVTTQDALGAAGGAQRFLAQPGFAQTPAARAQRVLAFDTLLLLGFGPRLPQAVTALAEGLHRA; from the coding sequence ATGACGAATCGGCATTTTTCCGGCAAGGGCCGCCGCCGCTTTCTGGCCATGGCGGCGGGCGGTGCGGTCATGGCGAGTCGAACGGGGAGTGCGGGCCTCGCCGCGCTTGCGCTGTCGCCTTGGAGCGGCGGTTCGGCGCAGGCCGCGATAGCGTCGGATCGCGCGACCGCCCGGCCGTCGCGCGTCGTCGTGATCGGCGGAGCGGTCTGTGAGTGCGTCTATGCGCTCGATGCGAGCAGCGTCCTGGTCGGCGGCGATATCACTTGTCGCTTTCCGGAAGCGGCCATGGCGCTACCGAAAATCGGTTATGAGCGAAGCTTGTCCGCGGAAGGCATTTTGTCGCTGCGTCCGGACCTCGTGCTGCACAGTGGCGAAGCCGGACCGCCCACGGTGTTTTCGCAACTGCACGGCGCGGGCGTGACGCTCGTCGGCATGCCCGATCGGCACGATGCCGAGAACGTGCGAGCGATGATACGACTGACCGCGCAGGCGCTCGACGTCGCGCCGCGTGGCACCGCCCTACTTGCCCGTTTCGACGCCCAATGGCACGACGCCGAAGTGGCCGTGCAGCAGGCGGTGAGCGCCCGTCGCAGCGGACCCGTACGGGCCGTGTTCGTGATGGCGAACGGCGGCAGCGCGCCGATGCTGGCGGGCGGTCACACCGCCGCGGAGGCGATGTTGCGACTGGCTGGTGCCGAGAACGCGATCAGCGGTTTTTCCGGATATCGGCCCGCGACGCCGGAGGCCCTGCTGGCGGCAGCGCCCGATGTGATCGTGACGACCCAGGACGCGCTCGGCGCCGCGGGTGGTGCGCAGCGCTTCCTCGCCCAACCCGGTTTCGCACAGACTCCGGCGGCGCGCGCGCAGCGGGTTCTCGCCTTCGATACGCTCTTACTGCTCGGCTTCGGTCCCCGATTGCCGCAGGCGGTCACGGCGTTGGCCGAGGGCCTGCATCGTGCCTAG
- a CDS encoding ChuX/HutX family heme-like substrate-binding protein: MSIQNTAAEPSATLDARLLSDPAALRQAAQTLRDAERLRARDLAQRLGVGEGALLAARVGVTAPNADGSAPSAEVVRLKADFPAIIETVPTLGKVMALTRNDAIVHERQGVYGGLSHRDGMGLALGPDIDLRIFYRQWQDGYAVSEPGPHGVLHSLQFFDGHAEAVHKIYLKDDTRLPAFHALIEQWRAPDQAARGADPSLPPRLPVPAERPDAEIDVAGFQAAWRGMQDTHEFFGILKRFDLGRLQALRLAEAAMVRRVPVETLQALLETASRDAVPIMVFVGNPGMIQIHSGPVQTIRVMGSWLNVLDPDFNLHINVDVLSDAFVVRKPTADGVVTSLELFDGERRNVGMLFGVRKPGQPELPAWRALLDTTFGADSTSTEALEQA; the protein is encoded by the coding sequence ATGAGCATACAGAACACGGCCGCCGAACCATCGGCAACGCTGGATGCGCGACTGCTGTCTGACCCCGCCGCCTTGCGCCAGGCCGCGCAGACGCTGCGCGACGCGGAACGTCTCCGCGCACGGGACCTGGCCCAGCGCTTGGGCGTGGGCGAGGGGGCGTTGCTTGCGGCGCGAGTCGGCGTCACCGCCCCCAATGCGGACGGATCGGCCCCCAGCGCCGAGGTGGTGCGTCTGAAAGCGGATTTTCCGGCGATCATCGAGACCGTGCCGACGCTCGGAAAGGTCATGGCGCTGACGCGGAACGACGCGATCGTGCACGAGCGCCAGGGCGTTTATGGCGGCTTGAGTCATCGCGACGGCATGGGCCTCGCACTTGGCCCCGATATCGATCTGCGGATCTTCTATCGCCAATGGCAGGACGGCTATGCGGTCAGTGAGCCAGGTCCCCATGGCGTTTTGCATAGCCTTCAGTTCTTCGATGGCCATGCGGAAGCGGTGCATAAAATCTATCTGAAGGACGACACGCGACTGCCGGCGTTCCACGCCTTGATCGAACAGTGGCGCGCGCCGGATCAGGCAGCGCGTGGTGCCGATCCGTCACTGCCGCCCCGTCTGCCGGTTCCGGCCGAGCGGCCGGATGCCGAAATCGATGTGGCCGGTTTCCAGGCCGCCTGGCGCGGCATGCAGGACACCCACGAATTTTTCGGGATATTGAAGCGTTTCGACCTGGGACGACTGCAGGCGCTGCGTCTCGCGGAAGCCGCGATGGTGCGACGTGTGCCGGTCGAGACCTTGCAGGCATTGCTGGAAACGGCATCGCGCGACGCGGTACCGATCATGGTCTTCGTCGGCAATCCCGGCATGATCCAGATCCATAGCGGACCGGTGCAGACGATCCGCGTCATGGGCTCCTGGCTGAATGTGCTCGATCCGGATTTCAATCTGCACATCAATGTCGATGTGCTGTCCGATGCCTTCGTCGTGCGTAAGCCGACGGCGGATGGCGTCGTGACGTCGCTCGAACTGTTCGATGGCGAGCGGCGCAATGTCGGCATGCTCTTCGGCGTGCGCAAGCCGGGCCAGCCCGAGCTGCCCGCGTGGCGCGCCTTGCTGGATACGACGTTCGGCGCCGACAGTACCTCGACCGAGGCGCTGGAACAGGCATGA
- a CDS encoding TonB-dependent hemoglobin/transferrin/lactoferrin family receptor, translating into MASRSKALHRKASCGNRQHGGIRVRRGASRSVPRQLAAGAPQTGPRRRIVTVIASLFTRQCAASTPVVLSVVVPGVLQLSVAVLMQLGLIHTAHAATNDSATLSADTTASSAASNATSEATSDNATAVRTSDVAHTERQLDAVQVNATRGASAEPSKSAATVSVITADDMDARNVRDVKDALRYEPGVTVRRASYRPTGITGTSGRAGNEGVNIRGLEGNQVLLLEDGIPLPQSFSFGSGATGRGDYLNTDFYQRIEVLRGPASSVYGSDGLTGAVNFVSKTPAELLSKFNKPSYFSLHPSYNSVDRSVGGSATAAFGGERVEGMLMLSGRRGHELDSRGDNNVLGAQRSSPDPLTYNTRSALGKLVFHLTPRDTFTLTAGSLDTRSSSNGLSQLNGGYTWSGYSATKYLTDNRVTSNRIALGYDHEDASNPWVQSVKGQVYYRHADTRQNLYIDGVNTAGATASRLRMNNYSDAIAGTTVQAQSHFDTGPIRHELLYGFDLSQSWYRTSSGAGTEWTATDGYPEYFPRTTYLSFGTFLQDTMRYGRVSLIPGLRFDYFKMTPHADATYLAASAGSTQATTTASGNALSPRVALLYEVTPAIVPYVQYARGFRAPSAFQVNSYYNPVGSYGLYYQQIGNPNLKPETSNSLEAGLRGKLDLNAGTVRYSAAAFYGRYQNFIDTKVVGGSVTSATNPYTVQYVNYARAVIRGVEGKASLDLKNGFTFKGGFAAIKGYRQTDGVSSGLDTVPPFSAVFGLNYDNGRQWFGGADMIYNARKSKSAMSSSAYFSTPSYFLVDLHAGYRFGRHATLTVGIENLLNRKYWAWNDVRGLADSDGYQKISGYTAPGRSVSVGLNLEF; encoded by the coding sequence ATGGCAAGTCGCAGCAAGGCACTTCATCGGAAGGCATCGTGTGGGAATAGGCAGCATGGCGGCATACGGGTGCGGCGCGGGGCGTCCCGCTCTGTACCTAGACAGCTTGCTGCAGGCGCGCCGCAAACAGGGCCGCGTCGGCGCATTGTCACCGTCATCGCCAGCCTGTTCACGCGCCAATGCGCAGCGTCCACGCCGGTGGTCCTGTCGGTCGTCGTGCCTGGCGTGTTGCAACTCTCCGTCGCCGTCTTGATGCAGCTGGGCTTGATTCATACCGCCCACGCCGCGACCAACGATAGCGCGACCCTTTCCGCCGATACCACCGCTTCTTCGGCGGCGTCGAATGCCACGTCGGAGGCCACGTCGGATAATGCCACCGCCGTGCGCACCAGCGATGTCGCGCACACGGAGCGGCAGTTGGATGCCGTGCAAGTCAATGCCACGCGGGGGGCCTCGGCCGAGCCATCGAAGAGCGCGGCAACGGTGTCGGTCATCACTGCGGACGACATGGACGCGCGCAATGTGCGCGACGTGAAGGATGCCTTGCGTTACGAACCCGGCGTGACGGTTCGTCGTGCCTCGTATCGGCCGACCGGCATTACCGGGACATCAGGCCGCGCAGGCAATGAAGGCGTCAATATCCGCGGTCTGGAAGGGAATCAAGTGCTGCTGCTCGAAGACGGTATTCCGCTGCCACAGTCGTTCTCCTTCGGTTCGGGCGCGACGGGTCGGGGTGACTATCTGAATACCGATTTCTATCAACGCATCGAAGTGTTGCGCGGGCCTGCGTCGTCTGTCTATGGCAGCGACGGGCTGACCGGCGCGGTCAATTTCGTCTCGAAAACACCGGCGGAACTGCTGTCCAAGTTCAATAAGCCGAGCTATTTCTCACTTCACCCAAGCTACAATTCCGTCGATCGCAGCGTCGGCGGTTCGGCCACGGCAGCCTTCGGCGGCGAGCGTGTCGAAGGGATGTTGATGCTCTCGGGCCGGCGTGGCCACGAGCTGGACAGTCGCGGGGACAACAACGTGCTCGGCGCGCAGCGCTCCTCCCCGGACCCGCTGACGTACAACACGCGGAGCGCCTTGGGCAAGCTGGTGTTTCATCTGACGCCGCGCGATACGTTCACGCTGACGGCGGGGTCGCTCGACACGCGATCGAGCAGCAACGGCTTGTCGCAGTTGAACGGCGGCTATACCTGGAGCGGCTATAGCGCCACGAAATACTTGACCGATAATCGCGTGACGAGCAATCGTATCGCGCTCGGCTATGACCACGAGGATGCGAGCAATCCCTGGGTGCAAAGCGTCAAGGGACAGGTCTATTATCGGCATGCCGATACGCGACAGAATCTCTACATTGACGGCGTCAATACCGCAGGCGCCACCGCGTCGCGTCTGCGTATGAACAACTATTCGGATGCCATCGCCGGCACGACCGTTCAGGCGCAAAGTCACTTCGATACGGGCCCGATCCGACACGAGCTTCTGTATGGATTCGATCTGAGCCAGTCCTGGTATCGGACATCCAGTGGCGCCGGCACTGAATGGACCGCGACCGACGGCTATCCCGAATACTTCCCGCGTACCACCTATTTGTCATTTGGTACCTTCCTGCAAGATACGATGCGCTATGGACGCGTCAGCCTGATCCCGGGGTTGCGTTTCGATTATTTCAAGATGACGCCGCATGCGGATGCGACGTATCTCGCCGCATCCGCGGGTTCGACGCAAGCGACGACGACGGCATCCGGCAATGCGCTGTCGCCGCGCGTGGCGCTGCTGTACGAGGTGACGCCGGCGATCGTACCCTATGTGCAATACGCTCGTGGTTTCCGTGCGCCGTCGGCTTTTCAAGTCAATAGCTATTACAATCCGGTCGGCTCATACGGTTTGTACTATCAGCAGATCGGTAATCCGAACCTGAAGCCGGAGACGAGCAATTCGCTCGAGGCGGGCCTGCGCGGCAAACTGGACTTGAATGCCGGCACGGTTCGCTACAGCGCCGCAGCGTTTTACGGCCGCTATCAGAACTTCATCGATACCAAAGTGGTGGGGGGCAGCGTCACCTCGGCCACCAATCCTTACACGGTGCAATACGTGAATTACGCGCGGGCCGTCATCCGGGGTGTCGAAGGTAAGGCTTCGCTCGACTTGAAAAACGGCTTCACTTTCAAGGGGGGATTTGCGGCGATCAAAGGCTATCGTCAGACCGATGGCGTGAGCAGCGGTCTGGATACGGTGCCGCCGTTCTCCGCCGTCTTCGGACTGAACTATGATAATGGGCGTCAGTGGTTCGGCGGCGCGGATATGATCTACAACGCCCGCAAGAGCAAGAGTGCGATGTCTTCGTCCGCTTATTTCTCGACGCCGTCGTATTTCCTGGTCGACTTGCACGCGGGCTATCGATTCGGTCGCCACGCGACCTTGACCGTCGGTATCGAGAACCTGCTGAATCGGAAATATTGGGCCTGGAACGATGTACGCGGCCTGGCCGACAGCGACGGCTATCAAAAGATCAGCGGTTACACCGCGCCAGGCCGCAGCGTCAGCGTCGGCCTGAACCTGGAGTTTTGA
- a CDS encoding Spy/CpxP family protein refolding chaperone, which produces MKKTLRTLAPVLLCVSCLSTSVWAQSAASAPAAASAPKTHAMHRKAKTTDFVTQRLNTLHSQLAITDAQSAQWDAFASAIRDGAKKTQAAYEERDQKITSMNADEAMQSYAANTQLHADNTKALSTAFTALYASFSDEQKKTADVLFRQEGEQRQARAHMRAREHARPRTAPAASGASAAAAPQAASQ; this is translated from the coding sequence ATGAAGAAGACGCTTCGAACCCTCGCACCGGTGTTGTTGTGCGTGAGCTGCCTGAGTACATCGGTGTGGGCGCAGAGTGCGGCGAGCGCGCCCGCGGCTGCATCGGCGCCTAAGACGCATGCAATGCATCGGAAGGCCAAGACCACGGATTTCGTGACGCAGCGCTTGAACACGTTGCACAGCCAGTTGGCGATCACGGACGCACAGTCCGCGCAATGGGATGCGTTCGCCAGCGCCATTCGTGACGGCGCGAAGAAGACGCAAGCGGCGTACGAGGAGCGCGATCAGAAGATTACGTCCATGAACGCTGATGAAGCGATGCAGTCATACGCGGCGAACACGCAACTGCATGCCGACAATACGAAGGCACTGTCTACCGCGTTCACGGCGCTCTACGCCAGCTTCTCCGACGAGCAGAAAAAGACGGCCGACGTCTTGTTCCGTCAAGAGGGTGAGCAGCGTCAAGCACGGGCACATATGCGTGCCCGCGAGCACGCGCGTCCGCGGACCGCGCCTGCCGCGTCGGGTGCATCCGCTGCCGCAGCGCCGCAGGCTGCATCCCAATAA